One region of Natronorubrum aibiense genomic DNA includes:
- a CDS encoding helix-turn-helix transcriptional regulator, which produces MVSTSQIGIKTARRAIHGTISSDSDSALSYHLDGQTVASTIRRTGDRPDELLSWMSLLRVATLWEAALIVVLFLLIGGLVGVRLAETLSERDVELASHLSVSADAAESAVADETLTDSTAADSSPTESRSYDQYFSPDTPSELLSDEGMVVRLLVANDGRIRQHQIADKTGWSKSKVSRICSQMHDDGMIEKTSAGRENVIILSEQPQTQSDDVENPVP; this is translated from the coding sequence ATGGTGTCAACTTCCCAGATCGGAATCAAAACCGCACGTCGGGCGATTCACGGTACGATATCGTCCGATAGTGACTCGGCTTTGAGTTACCATCTCGACGGACAGACGGTCGCATCGACGATCCGCAGAACTGGCGATCGGCCCGATGAACTGTTGTCTTGGATGTCGCTCCTTCGTGTTGCAACGCTCTGGGAAGCGGCCCTGATCGTGGTTCTGTTCCTGTTGATCGGCGGCCTCGTCGGTGTCCGTCTGGCAGAGACCCTATCGGAACGAGACGTCGAACTCGCCTCCCATCTCTCAGTGTCGGCGGACGCCGCCGAATCAGCAGTCGCGGACGAGACACTGACTGACTCAACAGCGGCCGACAGCTCACCCACCGAAAGCCGATCGTACGATCAATATTTCTCTCCCGACACACCATCGGAACTGCTGAGCGATGAAGGAATGGTCGTACGCCTGCTCGTCGCAAACGACGGTCGCATTCGTCAGCATCAGATCGCTGACAAAACCGGCTGGTCGAAGTCGAAAGTCAGCAGGATCTGCTCGCAGATGCACGACGATGGCATGATCGAGAAGACATCGGCCGGTCGGGAGAACGTCATCATCCTGTCCGAACAGCCGCAGACGCAATCGGACGACGTCGAGAACCCGGTTCCGTAG
- a CDS encoding nucleotide sugar dehydrogenase: MTTTISDTEKQENEPASDQYSLQTDDDGTTIRHTDEQPPREATICVVGLGYVGLPLAVGFAQSNYRVVGYDVDESTVEQLQAGVDTTGDLSDESIQDGDISYTTDAAQINEADYVIIAVPTPIDDDDHPDLSYVEDAATTVGSKMDPGTTIVLESTVYPGSTRDVLVPALEDASGLTAGEDFFVGYSPERATPGDEEHGLSDVVKVVSGQNEKVLEDVASLYESIVDAGVHRAPSIEVAEASKVVENTQRDLNIAFVNELSMALERLDVDGQAVLEAAGTKWNFHDYRPGLVGGHCIPVDPYFLAYRSSKEGFEPELMQMSRKVNESVPDHVAELTIKALNECHKTLRDSRVLVLGLAYKPGVGDVRSSKVEAVIDTLQEYDIDIEGFDPFVDNETIEAQFGISAQERLEFEAFDAVMLATPHAEFEQLDLEAVASELAPDPALIDVTGALEADEATDAGFVYRRL, encoded by the coding sequence ATGACCACGACAATCAGCGACACGGAGAAGCAAGAGAACGAACCAGCGAGCGATCAGTACTCACTGCAGACGGATGACGATGGAACCACCATCCGGCACACCGACGAGCAGCCGCCCCGCGAGGCGACGATCTGTGTCGTCGGGCTCGGGTACGTCGGACTCCCGCTCGCAGTCGGATTCGCACAGTCGAACTACCGCGTCGTCGGCTACGACGTCGACGAGTCCACCGTCGAACAGCTCCAGGCCGGCGTCGACACGACCGGTGACCTCTCCGACGAATCAATTCAGGACGGCGATATTTCCTACACCACCGATGCGGCCCAGATCAACGAGGCAGACTACGTCATTATCGCCGTGCCAACGCCGATCGACGACGACGACCACCCCGACCTGAGCTACGTCGAAGACGCGGCGACGACCGTCGGCTCGAAGATGGATCCCGGTACCACCATCGTCCTCGAGTCGACCGTCTACCCTGGCTCGACGCGTGACGTCCTCGTCCCGGCGCTCGAGGACGCCTCCGGCTTGACTGCGGGTGAGGACTTCTTCGTTGGCTACTCGCCCGAACGCGCAACCCCCGGTGACGAAGAACACGGCCTCTCGGACGTCGTCAAGGTCGTCAGCGGACAAAACGAGAAGGTGCTCGAGGACGTGGCGTCCCTCTACGAGTCGATCGTCGATGCAGGCGTCCACCGCGCGCCATCGATCGAAGTCGCCGAGGCGAGCAAGGTCGTCGAGAACACCCAGCGCGACCTCAACATCGCGTTCGTCAACGAACTGTCGATGGCCCTCGAACGCCTCGACGTCGACGGACAGGCGGTCCTCGAGGCCGCGGGCACGAAGTGGAACTTCCACGACTATCGACCCGGCCTGGTCGGTGGCCACTGTATCCCCGTCGACCCGTACTTCCTCGCGTACCGCTCCTCGAAAGAGGGATTCGAACCCGAGCTCATGCAGATGAGCCGGAAGGTAAACGAGTCGGTCCCGGACCACGTCGCCGAGTTAACGATCAAGGCGCTCAACGAGTGCCATAAGACGCTCCGTGACAGTCGCGTGCTGGTGCTCGGACTGGCATACAAGCCGGGCGTCGGGGACGTTCGAAGCTCGAAAGTCGAAGCTGTCATCGACACCCTTCAGGAGTACGACATCGACATCGAAGGCTTCGACCCGTTCGTCGACAACGAGACGATCGAGGCGCAGTTCGGGATCAGCGCCCAGGAACGACTCGAGTTCGAGGCGTTCGACGCCGTCATGCTCGCGACACCACACGCGGAGTTCGAACAACTGGACCTCGAGGCCGTGGCGTCCGAACTCGCCCCGGACCCGGCGTTGATCGACGTAACGGGTGCGCTCGAGGCCGACGAAGCCACCGACGCGGGATTCGTCTACCGCCGGTTATGA
- a CDS encoding DUF354 domain-containing protein gives MRVVVTIQHPGHVHFFRHSIAELRARGHEVHVFARESDVAIALLEAYDIDHEVLAGESGSLLSLATVQATYELRLLARARRIEPDVITAIGGVAAAHVASVLGTKSVVFYDTEHATLITKLAYPFADVICTPSCYRSEIGPAQRTYPGYHELAYLHPDRFEPDPTVREEVCLEPDERFALVRLSSWEASHDVGHGGFDDPREVIDRLEAAGCSVRLTAEGEPPADLESYQFTAPPERMHDLLAAADIVVSEGATTAAEAAVLGTPAIYVNPASLGYTADLESEYGLLFGFNGPDRHTRALEKTDAVLEEPAETWTQRRERLLEDRIDVTEFVVQQLETVAGPQASNRSPSSPNPSES, from the coding sequence ATGCGCGTCGTGGTGACGATTCAACACCCCGGCCATGTCCACTTCTTCCGCCACTCGATCGCGGAACTGCGCGCCCGTGGCCACGAGGTACACGTCTTCGCTCGTGAAAGCGACGTGGCGATTGCGCTGCTCGAGGCCTACGACATCGACCACGAGGTGCTGGCCGGCGAGTCGGGATCGTTGCTCTCGCTTGCGACCGTGCAGGCGACCTACGAGTTGCGCCTGCTGGCGCGAGCGCGACGGATCGAGCCGGACGTGATCACGGCCATCGGCGGCGTCGCCGCTGCCCACGTGGCGTCGGTGCTCGGGACGAAGAGCGTCGTCTTCTACGACACCGAACACGCGACGCTCATCACTAAACTCGCCTACCCGTTCGCGGACGTGATCTGTACGCCGTCGTGTTACCGAAGCGAGATCGGGCCGGCCCAGCGGACCTACCCGGGGTATCACGAACTCGCTTATCTCCACCCCGACCGCTTCGAGCCCGACCCGACTGTTCGCGAGGAAGTCTGCCTCGAGCCCGACGAACGGTTCGCCCTCGTTCGACTCAGCAGTTGGGAAGCCTCACACGACGTCGGCCACGGCGGCTTCGACGACCCGCGAGAGGTCATCGATCGACTCGAGGCCGCGGGCTGTTCGGTCCGTCTCACGGCGGAAGGCGAGCCGCCGGCCGACCTCGAGTCCTACCAGTTCACGGCCCCGCCGGAGCGGATGCACGATCTGCTCGCCGCCGCCGACATCGTCGTCAGCGAGGGGGCGACGACCGCCGCCGAGGCTGCGGTGCTCGGCACGCCGGCGATCTACGTGAACCCGGCGTCGCTCGGCTACACGGCCGACCTCGAGTCCGAATACGGGCTGTTGTTCGGGTTCAACGGCCCCGATCGTCACACGCGCGCGCTCGAGAAGACGGATGCGGTTCTCGAGGAGCCCGCCGAGACGTGGACACAGCGACGCGAGCGCCTGCTCGAGGACCGCATCGACGTGACGGAGTTCGTCGTCCAGCAACTCGAGACGGTCGCGGGACCGCAGGCGTCGAACCGATCGCCTTCGTCACCCAATCCAAGCGAATCATGA
- a CDS encoding glycosyltransferase: MKVLQVVTSPRPFFDQQVSALEARGIDCTVCSVPGAHRGDSTRSLTDYARFYPKLLSELRSGAYDLVHANYGLVAPFALAQPIRPVVLTLWGTDLMSDHSWLRSLSQFSARRASATVVPSRTMARALEADHELIPFGVDTDLFRPMPKEDARAHVGWETDRPIALFPYDPSRDVKDYDRARQLVELADVDLELRAVTGVDHDKIPYYMNASDVLLVTSKRESGPMVVKEAAACTLPIVSTDVGFVRETIDDVRNCVVSDDDGALIDGLETVVDSDRRANGRDVIDGLGVDALGADLHELYRRVLDRDEPTGHRTGVEHGV, encoded by the coding sequence ATGAAGGTCCTTCAAGTGGTCACCTCGCCGCGGCCGTTTTTCGACCAGCAGGTGTCGGCACTCGAGGCTCGCGGTATCGACTGTACCGTCTGCAGCGTTCCCGGCGCACACCGCGGCGATTCGACCCGCTCGCTGACTGACTACGCGCGGTTCTATCCGAAACTGCTCTCGGAACTTCGCTCCGGAGCGTACGATCTGGTGCACGCGAACTACGGACTCGTCGCGCCGTTCGCTCTCGCACAGCCGATTCGGCCGGTCGTTCTGACGCTGTGGGGTACGGATCTGATGAGCGACCACTCGTGGCTGCGCTCGCTCAGCCAGTTCAGCGCCCGCCGCGCGAGCGCGACGGTCGTGCCGAGTCGAACGATGGCGCGCGCGCTCGAGGCCGATCACGAACTGATCCCGTTCGGGGTCGATACGGACCTGTTCAGACCGATGCCGAAAGAGGATGCTCGAGCCCACGTCGGCTGGGAAACCGATCGACCGATCGCGCTCTTTCCGTACGATCCCAGCCGCGACGTGAAAGACTACGACCGCGCTCGTCAGCTCGTCGAGCTCGCCGACGTCGATCTCGAGCTTCGCGCGGTCACCGGCGTCGACCACGATAAAATACCCTACTATATGAACGCAAGCGATGTTCTGCTCGTCACCTCAAAACGGGAGAGTGGACCGATGGTCGTCAAAGAAGCCGCCGCGTGTACCCTGCCGATCGTTTCGACCGACGTCGGATTCGTCCGCGAGACGATCGATGACGTCCGAAACTGCGTCGTCAGCGACGACGACGGCGCGTTGATCGACGGTCTCGAGACGGTCGTCGACTCGGATCGCAGGGCAAACGGCCGCGACGTAATCGACGGCCTCGGTGTCGACGCGCTGGGCGCAGACCTGCACGAACTGTACCGCCGCGTTCTCGACCGAGACGAACCGACTGGCCATCGAACGGGGGTCGAACATGGGGTATAA
- a CDS encoding DUF1616 domain-containing protein has product MSDNHWWFFDLTVVIVITGGLTFGIFSGVEGYARILLTIPLILFFPGYALVSAMFPDKPNDEYQSFDEEKTGLGNPLLVTGGLETVERLVLSAVFSIALASAITLFASVTPWGLALETILSGIALVTVVLSLVAIGSRYRCPPAQRFTPSLSVGGLFFTQRRHAAYEQTNTRPYNVAIVIALALLVASGGFAVANPPQSAGFTEFSVETDPVSGDIDTMYEATYTAGETQELQTTITNQEHDERTYTTVVLLERVSYDGDDVTVQETAEMDRQSVTVTDGDTQQQTLEVTPTMQGEEFRLTLLLYDDEPPATPTAENAYRTIHLPIVIE; this is encoded by the coding sequence ATGAGCGACAATCACTGGTGGTTTTTCGATCTCACAGTCGTCATCGTGATTACTGGCGGCCTCACGTTCGGAATATTTTCTGGCGTAGAAGGCTATGCAAGAATACTGCTGACGATTCCACTTATCCTCTTCTTTCCCGGCTATGCGCTCGTCTCAGCCATGTTTCCGGACAAGCCGAACGACGAGTACCAGTCGTTCGACGAAGAGAAAACCGGACTCGGAAATCCGTTGTTGGTGACTGGCGGATTGGAAACAGTTGAGCGACTCGTCCTGTCGGCAGTCTTTAGTATTGCCCTTGCATCGGCGATTACCCTTTTCGCGTCCGTAACCCCCTGGGGTTTGGCGCTCGAGACGATACTCTCCGGGATTGCGTTGGTCACTGTCGTGCTATCACTTGTCGCGATCGGATCTCGCTATCGGTGTCCACCTGCCCAACGGTTCACACCATCGCTTTCGGTGGGTGGACTGTTTTTCACCCAACGACGACACGCTGCCTACGAGCAGACGAACACTCGACCGTACAACGTGGCGATCGTGATCGCATTGGCCCTGTTGGTCGCAAGCGGTGGGTTTGCGGTCGCGAATCCACCACAGTCTGCTGGATTCACCGAATTTTCGGTCGAAACGGACCCCGTTTCCGGTGACATCGATACCATGTACGAAGCGACGTACACCGCTGGCGAAACACAGGAGTTGCAGACAACGATCACGAACCAGGAACACGACGAACGGACGTACACGACCGTCGTCCTGCTCGAGCGCGTGAGCTACGACGGTGACGACGTGACCGTCCAGGAAACGGCAGAGATGGACAGACAGTCAGTGACAGTCACTGACGGCGACACACAGCAGCAGACACTCGAGGTCACACCGACGATGCAAGGCGAGGAGTTTCGACTGACACTCCTGCTCTACGATGACGAGCCACCGGCGACGCCGACAGCTGAGAACGCATATCGAACGATTCACCTGCCGATCGTGATCGAATAA
- a CDS encoding DUF7344 domain-containing protein, producing the protein MKSTHISSEQQDEADTGGETECAAEEPTFSKDEIFHLLQNERRRLVLRYLRDKEGPVRMRDIAEQVAAWEHDTTVEKLTSTQRQRVYIPLYQSHLSKLDEAGIIDYQQNRGIVVRKPLADQVDQYLQIEPSAEQPDDQSSDTDWDDYYISATVLCYVVLIGAVIELPFLSLLSGIALSASILLLFTVLTISRLLN; encoded by the coding sequence ATGAAATCGACACATATCAGCTCGGAACAACAGGATGAGGCAGACACGGGCGGCGAAACAGAGTGTGCTGCCGAAGAGCCTACGTTCTCGAAGGACGAAATCTTTCATCTGCTACAAAACGAACGCCGTCGGTTGGTCCTCAGATATCTTCGCGATAAAGAAGGGCCAGTTCGTATGCGTGACATCGCAGAACAGGTCGCGGCGTGGGAACACGATACGACTGTCGAAAAGCTCACCTCGACACAGCGACAGCGTGTCTACATTCCGCTTTACCAGTCTCATCTGTCGAAGCTCGACGAGGCAGGGATTATCGATTACCAGCAAAACCGTGGTATCGTCGTCCGAAAACCACTGGCTGATCAGGTCGATCAGTATCTGCAGATCGAGCCATCGGCCGAACAGCCGGACGACCAGTCGTCCGATACGGACTGGGACGACTACTACATCAGTGCGACAGTCCTCTGTTATGTCGTCTTGATCGGTGCCGTCATCGAACTACCGTTCCTCTCGCTCCTCTCTGGAATCGCGTTGAGCGCGTCGATTCTCCTGCTCTTTACCGTGTTGACTATCAGTCGTCTTCTCAACTGA
- a CDS encoding asparagine synthase-related protein, with amino-acid sequence MNRELFGVFGGIETFDRFRSSDEFDEVLDGPTVTVGIRDSDLGTPGWSARYAGEEGICVIWGEVYVPGDESNAARWLVEQYERDGDDALSTLNGSYLAVLDTAASDGAVVATDPVRSRECFYTDDPGVRVFGTDAAAIGRTITEPTIDRDGVLEFLHLGVVLGEKTAIEELERLPIDSQLRATSIKSLRRFVYQPQEFDYATELAERLDRAFRRRSSLPGRKGVLLSAGYDSRIILSQVSDIEHSYTVGSPDAQEVHGAKRLAAQYDSDHTAFAPDERYLRPDESKIRYSQGIKESLHIHHAGYTDELHVDTMYHGLLCDTFFRGHFTAEDTIDVLDKRIPLGRLDPDPNPVDVLLEKFGYDLEASLDLAERTSFDTDPEPFVREAITDEFDARGSRAQTVQNTLTCVGIANQPSIPFHNHLSDHFLTSFLATDRELIDWHLRTPPAHRTTATFLEACQQLDHDILRHRPPDRPHNSTLLNEVEGFVRRKTPFLPSFQPPWPKREVLFDRYEYDQQLLSDTPHVHPLPARHKLRLTDLRGWLEGWSGPQPKSNSKTRLSQSSI; translated from the coding sequence ATGAACAGGGAACTCTTCGGGGTATTTGGCGGTATCGAGACGTTCGACCGATTTCGATCCAGCGACGAGTTCGACGAGGTTCTGGATGGCCCAACTGTCACGGTCGGAATCAGGGATTCCGATCTCGGAACTCCCGGTTGGAGCGCTCGGTACGCTGGCGAGGAGGGTATCTGCGTCATCTGGGGCGAAGTGTACGTCCCCGGCGACGAGTCCAACGCCGCACGCTGGCTGGTCGAACAGTACGAGAGGGACGGGGACGACGCTCTGTCGACACTCAACGGGTCGTATCTCGCCGTCCTCGACACCGCGGCAAGCGACGGTGCGGTCGTCGCCACGGACCCGGTGCGATCGCGAGAGTGTTTCTACACCGACGACCCCGGGGTTCGCGTCTTCGGAACGGACGCCGCCGCGATCGGCCGAACGATCACGGAGCCGACGATCGACCGAGACGGCGTCCTCGAGTTCCTGCATCTGGGCGTCGTTCTCGGCGAAAAGACCGCTATCGAAGAACTCGAGCGCCTTCCGATCGACAGCCAGCTGAGGGCGACCTCGATCAAGTCGCTCCGTCGATTCGTCTACCAGCCACAGGAGTTCGATTACGCGACCGAACTCGCCGAGCGGCTCGACCGAGCCTTTCGGCGGCGGTCGTCGCTGCCCGGCCGAAAGGGTGTGCTCCTTTCGGCTGGGTACGACTCGCGGATCATCCTCTCACAGGTGTCCGATATCGAGCATAGCTACACGGTCGGGTCGCCGGACGCACAGGAAGTCCACGGTGCGAAACGGCTCGCTGCCCAGTACGACTCGGATCACACCGCGTTTGCGCCGGACGAGCGATATCTCCGCCCCGACGAGTCCAAAATCCGCTACTCGCAGGGGATCAAAGAGTCGCTTCACATCCACCACGCCGGCTACACCGACGAGCTGCACGTCGACACGATGTATCACGGCCTTCTCTGTGATACGTTTTTCCGCGGCCACTTCACCGCAGAGGACACCATCGATGTTCTCGACAAACGGATTCCGCTCGGCCGACTCGATCCCGATCCGAACCCAGTCGACGTGTTACTCGAGAAGTTTGGGTACGATCTCGAGGCCAGTCTCGACCTCGCCGAGCGAACGTCGTTCGACACCGATCCGGAGCCGTTCGTTCGAGAGGCGATTACCGACGAGTTCGATGCGAGGGGGTCGCGTGCGCAGACAGTACAGAATACCCTTACATGCGTCGGCATCGCCAACCAGCCGTCGATCCCGTTTCACAACCACCTGTCGGATCACTTCCTGACGTCGTTTCTGGCAACCGATCGCGAACTGATCGACTGGCACCTTCGAACACCGCCGGCTCACCGAACGACTGCGACGTTCCTCGAGGCGTGTCAGCAGTTAGACCACGATATTTTGCGCCACCGACCGCCTGATCGTCCCCACAATAGCACGCTGTTGAACGAGGTCGAAGGATTTGTCCGTCGGAAGACGCCGTTTCTCCCGTCGTTTCAACCCCCGTGGCCGAAACGAGAGGTGCTGTTCGATCGCTACGAATACGATCAACAGCTGCTATCTGATACACCCCACGTGCATCCACTGCCAGCCAGACACAAACTGCGACTCACTGACCTTCGGGGCTGGCTCGAGGGCTGGTCAGGGCCACAACCGAAGTCGAACTCGAAAACCCGGCTGTCACAGTCATCGATCTGA
- a CDS encoding polysaccharide deacetylase family protein, protein MSQNRTTRRRALALMGGAGLAGLAGCADRLESVTNRVDDQVSAGGDESGRSAAAALADGVPPLETEYNSREQYRQPGDSFDDFSELEGWEVTQGSGEADTDVVFDGDQSFKLQSNGSENIVAERSLEGEDLTGLDLSFAVRTTTPQNIAINLWFFDRFGSSKVHSLREITYRSPDVGWFRSSPGVFEQSQYEPTMDELETLRIEIRHDMDEAEVWIDDLRTHEKPDQGYVMLTWDDGDRDYYDVASPLHDEYGFRTVQAPIPNWTEQGRDGIMSVSELQERQEQGDQIVVHGTHTPIHEYEDGDEMEARLREDKQWYIDNGFEGADYIVYPHNSYNKTSLEHKTNYHYCGGFNQSGNVNTTNVYGFDPLALPRTIGHDLEISKRCVDLAAEHNQCTILNFHTFEANNTMPEDDYEALLAHIADADVEVITFDDLWEMRTAQHY, encoded by the coding sequence ATGTCACAGAACCGAACCACGCGGCGACGGGCGCTCGCCCTCATGGGCGGTGCTGGCCTTGCCGGACTGGCCGGCTGTGCTGATCGTCTCGAGTCGGTTACCAACCGCGTCGACGACCAGGTGTCGGCCGGTGGTGACGAGTCGGGCCGCTCGGCGGCTGCGGCGCTCGCTGATGGGGTGCCCCCGCTCGAGACCGAGTACAACAGCAGAGAGCAGTATCGACAGCCGGGAGACTCTTTCGACGATTTCAGCGAACTCGAGGGCTGGGAGGTTACGCAGGGATCCGGCGAAGCGGATACGGACGTCGTTTTCGACGGCGACCAGAGTTTCAAGCTCCAGTCGAACGGCAGCGAGAACATCGTCGCCGAACGCAGCCTCGAGGGTGAGGACCTGACCGGGTTGGATCTATCCTTTGCCGTTCGGACGACAACGCCGCAGAACATCGCAATCAACCTGTGGTTCTTCGACCGGTTCGGAAGCAGCAAGGTACACTCACTCCGAGAGATCACCTACCGAAGCCCCGACGTCGGCTGGTTCCGCTCGAGCCCGGGTGTCTTCGAGCAGAGTCAGTACGAACCGACGATGGACGAACTCGAGACGCTGCGGATAGAGATTCGCCACGATATGGACGAGGCAGAGGTCTGGATCGACGACCTGCGAACCCACGAGAAACCCGATCAGGGGTACGTCATGCTGACCTGGGACGACGGCGACCGCGACTACTACGACGTCGCCTCGCCGCTGCACGACGAGTACGGCTTCCGAACCGTTCAAGCACCGATCCCGAACTGGACGGAACAGGGTCGCGACGGCATCATGTCTGTCTCGGAACTCCAGGAGCGCCAGGAACAAGGCGACCAGATCGTCGTCCACGGCACGCACACGCCGATTCACGAGTACGAAGACGGGGACGAGATGGAGGCGCGACTCCGAGAGGACAAGCAGTGGTACATCGACAACGGGTTCGAAGGGGCCGACTACATCGTCTACCCGCACAACAGTTATAACAAGACGAGCCTCGAGCACAAGACGAACTACCACTACTGCGGCGGCTTCAACCAGTCCGGCAACGTCAACACGACGAACGTCTACGGCTTCGATCCGCTTGCGCTACCGCGAACGATCGGCCACGATCTCGAGATTTCGAAGCGCTGTGTCGACCTCGCCGCAGAGCACAACCAGTGTACGATCCTGAACTTCCATACGTTCGAGGCGAACAACACGATGCCCGAGGACGACTACGAAGCGCTGCTCGCGCATATCGCCGACGCCGACGTCGAAGTCATTACGTTCGACGACCTCTGGGAGATGCGGACCGCCCAGCACTACTAG
- a CDS encoding sugar-transfer associated ATP-grasp domain-containing protein → MSIRSLYHTARGLQGLAKAEYESTTTPSLRRRLWLWRRGFLSQSDAVYDLEESTYESYVNDYQRYVRTKRINGTWSVALSNKLLFHRVLQPFDDRRMAVYGMIRDGTFHGVDSSEGRRELTDGGATMSPPAKSAREPATDGDNAAQWVVSRLEDEEKLVLKWAHGGGGNNVFLCTHTDDGYRVNGDHYTAAELRSLVTGLDEYLVCEFVEQGSFAADRYPDTPNTLRIITMYDAVENEPFVAAAIHRIGTSDSEPLDNFTQGGLSAEVDLETGELGPGAKPPAGDGVEWHASHPDTGAPVEGVSVPGWERIRDQILEMADACSFVPYIGWDVIVTGSDGEFSVIEANSYPGLKSIQVHGPLLTDDRVRRFYERMDVC, encoded by the coding sequence GTGAGTATCCGATCACTCTACCACACGGCCAGAGGACTGCAGGGGCTTGCCAAAGCCGAGTACGAATCGACGACGACGCCGTCGCTCCGTCGACGGCTCTGGCTCTGGCGTCGCGGCTTTCTCAGCCAGTCGGACGCCGTCTACGATCTCGAGGAATCGACCTACGAGTCGTACGTGAACGACTACCAGCGCTACGTGCGAACGAAACGGATCAACGGCACGTGGTCGGTCGCGCTGTCGAACAAACTCCTCTTTCATCGCGTGTTGCAGCCGTTCGACGACCGACGAATGGCCGTCTACGGCATGATCCGCGACGGGACGTTCCACGGCGTCGACTCGAGCGAGGGCCGCCGTGAGCTGACGGACGGCGGTGCAACCATGTCGCCGCCCGCCAAAAGCGCTCGCGAACCGGCCACGGACGGGGACAACGCCGCCCAGTGGGTCGTCTCCCGACTCGAGGACGAGGAGAAGTTGGTGCTCAAGTGGGCCCACGGTGGCGGCGGGAACAACGTCTTCCTGTGTACGCACACCGACGACGGCTACCGTGTGAACGGCGATCACTACACCGCCGCCGAGTTACGGTCGCTGGTGACCGGCCTCGACGAGTACCTCGTCTGCGAGTTCGTCGAACAGGGATCGTTCGCGGCCGACCGCTACCCGGATACACCGAACACGCTTCGCATCATCACGATGTACGACGCGGTCGAAAACGAACCGTTCGTCGCCGCAGCGATCCACCGGATCGGAACGTCGGACTCCGAACCACTCGACAACTTCACGCAGGGCGGACTTTCGGCGGAAGTCGACCTCGAGACGGGGGAGCTCGGTCCCGGTGCGAAACCACCCGCTGGCGACGGCGTCGAGTGGCACGCGAGCCACCCCGACACTGGAGCGCCGGTCGAGGGAGTGTCCGTCCCCGGCTGGGAGCGGATTCGAGACCAAATCCTCGAGATGGCGGACGCCTGTTCGTTCGTCCCCTACATCGGTTGGGACGTCATCGTTACCGGCTCCGATGGGGAGTTTTCCGTCATCGAAGCGAACAGCTACCCCGGTCTCAAATCGATTCAGGTTCACGGACCGCTGTTGACAGACGACCGCGTTCGACGGTTCTACGAACGGATGGATGTCTGTTAG